Proteins found in one Planococcus citri chromosome 2, ihPlaCitr1.1, whole genome shotgun sequence genomic segment:
- the LOC135837050 gene encoding uncharacterized protein LOC135837050 isoform X2 translates to MHSILSTMYLTRKILLCFWLFNIDGTFFSRENLVYAFENPLTPGLAIRNGIKTAIIASSHILGSWRPLTVFAPLEETCLVNLTSQSLDMRMVTTKTVGTVTGGVLGKNNYEVVKVSCFWNTGSFNKTSMECRVYFFNLKYNSFKNALDHEDGIMVMNYPVVTDGEFPNPFFHGFSKLIGKKLKRPGDCSKVHSASTYQCSNVRLEKLEEFRRKL, encoded by the exons ATGCATAGTATTCTTTCAACAATGTATTTGACGCGTAAGATTTTGTTGTGCTTCTGGTTGTTTAACATCgatggtacatttttttctagagAAAATTTAGTTTACg ctTTTGAAAACCCATTGACGCCAGGTCTTGCCATTCGCAATGGGATAAAGACAGCAATCATAGCTTCATCTCATATCCTGGGATCATGGAGACCACTGACTGTCTTCGCACCCTTGGAGGAAACTTGTTTAGTTAATCTAACATCACAGTCAC TTGATATGCGAATGGTTACTACTAAAACTGTGGGAACTGTAACAGGAGGTGTTCTTGGCAAAAATAATTACGAAGTTGTTAAAGTTTCGTGCTTTTGGAATACTGGCTCATTTAATAA AACTAGTATGGAGTGTagagtatattttttcaacttgaaatacaaCTCGTTTAAAAATGCTTTAGATCACGAGGACGGAATTATGGTCATGAATTATCCAGTTGTAACTGAC GGTGAATTTCCCAACCCGTTTTTTCATGGATTTTCTAAACTAATTGGAAAAAAACTCAAACGACCCGGAGACTGTTCCAAGGTTCATAGCGCTTCCACCTACCAATG TTCAAATGTACGTTTGGAAAAATTAGAGGAATTTCGCAGGAAGCTGTGA
- the LOC135837050 gene encoding uncharacterized protein LOC135837050 isoform X3, with amino-acid sequence MHSILSTMYLTRKILLCFWLFNIDGTFFSRENLVYAFENPLTPGLAIRNGIKTAIIASSHILGSWRPLTVFAPLEETCLVNLTSQSLDMRMVTTKTVGTVTGGVLGKNNYEVVKVSCFWNTGSFNKTSMECRVYFFNLKYNSFKNALDHEDGIMVMNYPVVTDFKCTFGKIRGISQEAVSDGFIQNAGIAKTPVERHEGICVVNIPA; translated from the exons ATGCATAGTATTCTTTCAACAATGTATTTGACGCGTAAGATTTTGTTGTGCTTCTGGTTGTTTAACATCgatggtacatttttttctagagAAAATTTAGTTTACg ctTTTGAAAACCCATTGACGCCAGGTCTTGCCATTCGCAATGGGATAAAGACAGCAATCATAGCTTCATCTCATATCCTGGGATCATGGAGACCACTGACTGTCTTCGCACCCTTGGAGGAAACTTGTTTAGTTAATCTAACATCACAGTCAC TTGATATGCGAATGGTTACTACTAAAACTGTGGGAACTGTAACAGGAGGTGTTCTTGGCAAAAATAATTACGAAGTTGTTAAAGTTTCGTGCTTTTGGAATACTGGCTCATTTAATAA AACTAGTATGGAGTGTagagtatattttttcaacttgaaatacaaCTCGTTTAAAAATGCTTTAGATCACGAGGACGGAATTATGGTCATGAATTATCCAGTTGTAACTGAC TTCAAATGTACGTTTGGAAAAATTAGAGGAATTTCGCAGGAAGCTGTGAGTGATGGTTTCATTCAAAATGCAGGTATTGCTAAGACGCCGGTGGAAAGGCATGAAGGAATTTGTGTTGTAAATATCCCAGCATGA
- the LOC135837050 gene encoding uncharacterized protein LOC135837050 isoform X1 encodes MHSILSTMYLTRKILLCFWLFNIDGTFFSRENLVYAFENPLTPGLAIRNGIKTAIIASSHILGSWRPLTVFAPLEETCLVNLTSQSLDMRMVTTKTVGTVTGGVLGKNNYEVVKVSCFWNTGSFNKTSMECRVYFFNLKYNSFKNALDHEDGIMVMNYPVVTDGEFPNPFFHGFSKLIGKKLKRPGDCSKVHSASTYQWFVNFPFESVYTSYRADFNDKEFGKKFCALVVNMPVNRRLNYISKEQFKCTFGKIRGISQEAVSDGFIQNAGIAKTPVERHEGICVVNIPA; translated from the exons ATGCATAGTATTCTTTCAACAATGTATTTGACGCGTAAGATTTTGTTGTGCTTCTGGTTGTTTAACATCgatggtacatttttttctagagAAAATTTAGTTTACg ctTTTGAAAACCCATTGACGCCAGGTCTTGCCATTCGCAATGGGATAAAGACAGCAATCATAGCTTCATCTCATATCCTGGGATCATGGAGACCACTGACTGTCTTCGCACCCTTGGAGGAAACTTGTTTAGTTAATCTAACATCACAGTCAC TTGATATGCGAATGGTTACTACTAAAACTGTGGGAACTGTAACAGGAGGTGTTCTTGGCAAAAATAATTACGAAGTTGTTAAAGTTTCGTGCTTTTGGAATACTGGCTCATTTAATAA AACTAGTATGGAGTGTagagtatattttttcaacttgaaatacaaCTCGTTTAAAAATGCTTTAGATCACGAGGACGGAATTATGGTCATGAATTATCCAGTTGTAACTGAC GGTGAATTTCCCAACCCGTTTTTTCATGGATTTTCTAAACTAATTGGAAAAAAACTCAAACGACCCGGAGACTGTTCCAAGGTTCATAGCGCTTCCACCTACCAATGGTTCGTGAATTTCCCATTCGAAAGTGTTTATACAAGTTATAGAGCGGATTTCAATGAtaaagaatttggaaaaaaattttgtgctctTG TGGTTAACATGCCTGTGAATCGGCGTTTGAATTACATTTCAAAAGAACAG TTCAAATGTACGTTTGGAAAAATTAGAGGAATTTCGCAGGAAGCTGTGAGTGATGGTTTCATTCAAAATGCAGGTATTGCTAAGACGCCGGTGGAAAGGCATGAAGGAATTTGTGTTGTAAATATCCCAGCATGA
- the LOC135837049 gene encoding uncharacterized protein LOC135837049 yields the protein MYLMRKILLCFLLFNIDDLFFFRENLVFAFENPLMPGLAIRTGIKTAIKASSHVLGSWKPLTLITPLEETCLVNLTSQSLDARIITPKTVSTVTGGVFGKDNYEFHKYSCFWNIGSCNETNMECRVYFFNLKYNSFRNALDHNDGIMVMNFPVATDGEFPNPLFHGFSKVIGKKLKRPGDCSKVHSAFTYRWYVNFPLESVYTSYRADFNDEEFGKKFCAVVVNLPMNRRLNYISKEQFKYTFGKIRGISQQAVSDGFIQNAGLAKTPIERHEGICVLNIPA from the exons ATGTATTTGATGCGTAAGATTTTGCTGTGCTTCTTGTTGTTCAATatcgatgatttatttttttttagagaaaatttagttttcg cTTTTGAAAACCCATTAATGCCAGGTCTTGCCATTCGCACTGGCATAAAAACAGCTATCAAAGCTTCATCTCATGTCCTCGGATCATGGAAACCTCTGACTCTCATCACACCCTTGGAGGAAACTTGTTTGGTTAATCTTACGTCACAGTCAC TCGATGCGCGAATTATTACTCCTAAAACCGTGTCAACCGTGACTGGAGGTGTTTTTGGCAAAGATAATTACGAATTTCACAAGTATTCGTGCTTTTGGAATATTGGCTCGTGTAATGA AACTAATATGGAGTGTCGAGTATAtttcttcaacttgaaatacaACTCATTTAGAAATGCTTTAGATCACAATGATGGAATTATGGTCATGAATTTTCCAGTTGCAACTGAT GGTGAATTTCCTAACCCGTTGTTTCATGGATTTTCTAAAGTAATTGGGAAAAAACTCAAACGACCCGGAGACTGTTCCAAAGTTCATAGCGCTTTCACCTACCGATGGTACGTGAATTTCCCCCTCGAAAGTGTTTATACAAGTTATAGAGCGGATTTCAACGatgaagaatttggaaaaaaattttgtgctgtTGTGGTTAACCTGCCTATGAATCGGCGTTTGAATTACATTTCAAAGGAACAG TTCAAATATACGTTTGGAAAAATTAGAGGAATTTCACAGCAAGCTGTGAGTGATGGTTTCATTCAAAATGCTGGTCTAGCTAAGACACCGATTGAAAGGCATGAAGgaatttgtgttttaaatatCCCAGCATGA